Proteins encoded by one window of Candidatus Binataceae bacterium:
- a CDS encoding LemA family protein, whose product MGGWIALIVIAIVALALILLYNSLVGLKNQVDAAWRQIDVQLKRRHDLIPNLVEAVKGYMQFERQTLTQVVEARGRAISAPDQGARIQAENQLSAGLGRLLAVIENYPQLKADQNVLRLQEELTTTENQIAFSRQAYNDAVLAYNTRVQTFPANLIANNFGFLPATYFQAAPGDEAVPKVDLSMGAGSQA is encoded by the coding sequence ATGGGCGGCTGGATCGCTTTGATCGTAATCGCCATCGTCGCGCTGGCGCTGATCCTGCTCTACAATTCTCTGGTCGGGCTCAAGAACCAGGTCGACGCGGCATGGCGCCAGATCGACGTCCAGCTCAAACGCCGCCATGATCTGATTCCCAACCTGGTCGAAGCTGTCAAAGGCTACATGCAGTTTGAGCGCCAGACCCTGACCCAGGTGGTCGAGGCGCGCGGTCGGGCGATAAGCGCACCCGATCAGGGCGCGCGGATACAGGCGGAAAACCAGCTCAGTGCTGGCTTGGGTCGCCTCTTGGCGGTGATCGAGAATTACCCGCAGCTCAAGGCCGATCAGAATGTACTGCGCCTGCAGGAAGAGCTGACTACGACGGAAAATCAAATCGCCTTCTCGCGCCAAGCCTACAACGACGCGGTGCTGGCTTATAACACTCGTGTCCAGACCTTTCCCGCCAACCTGATCGCCAACAACTTCGGTTTTCTGCCTGCTACCTACTTCCAGGCCGCCCCGGGCGACGAGGCCGTGCCCAAGGTCGATCTGTCGATGGGCGCAGGCAGCCAAGCCTGA
- a CDS encoding M48 family metallopeptidase, with amino-acid sequence MAVSFWQWERTNRRQTAFLVGIFVIFFCLLGAGLDFVFGNLRITPEGLSGFPFLTIAALIVALVQTVVSYYGGANLILASVHAVELQPDSNRHKVVLDVIEEMRLAARMPPIKAYVMADPAPNAFATGRDPQHSVICVTQGLIDMMDREQLQGVIGHEMAHIRDYDIRTMMMIAVLVGGIAMLADFLARWMWFDGFGERERRRDNDQGQAGILIALAVFVLAAISPILCQLLAMAVARQREYLADAGSVEFTRNPRALLRALEQIAAHESPLKNASRGTAHLFIVNPREGLREDDREGFFDNLFSTHPPLPRRIQRLRAMLDAPADAASPPTSA; translated from the coding sequence ATGGCCGTCAGTTTTTGGCAATGGGAGCGTACCAACCGGCGCCAGACCGCCTTTCTGGTTGGAATTTTCGTGATTTTCTTCTGCCTTCTCGGCGCGGGGCTCGATTTCGTATTCGGTAACCTGCGCATCACGCCCGAGGGGCTGAGCGGTTTTCCTTTTCTCACCATCGCCGCGTTGATCGTAGCCTTGGTTCAGACCGTCGTCTCATACTACGGTGGCGCTAACCTCATCCTGGCCTCCGTCCATGCGGTGGAGCTGCAACCGGATAGCAACCGCCATAAGGTCGTCCTTGACGTAATCGAGGAGATGCGGCTGGCGGCGCGGATGCCGCCAATCAAGGCGTACGTAATGGCGGATCCGGCGCCCAACGCTTTCGCTACCGGCCGCGACCCGCAACATTCGGTCATCTGCGTTACCCAGGGATTGATCGACATGATGGATCGCGAACAGCTCCAGGGCGTGATCGGCCACGAGATGGCGCATATCCGCGACTACGACATCCGCACCATGATGATGATCGCCGTACTGGTGGGCGGTATCGCGATGCTGGCGGATTTTCTGGCGCGCTGGATGTGGTTCGACGGCTTCGGCGAGCGCGAACGTAGGCGCGATAATGACCAGGGCCAGGCCGGGATCCTGATCGCGCTTGCGGTCTTTGTCCTGGCCGCGATCTCGCCCATCCTATGCCAATTGCTGGCGATGGCGGTGGCGCGCCAGCGCGAATATCTAGCCGATGCTGGTTCGGTGGAGTTTACCCGCAATCCCCGCGCCCTGCTGCGCGCACTGGAACAGATCGCCGCTCACGAATCGCCCCTGAAGAATGCCTCGCGCGGGACCGCCCATCTTTTCATCGTCAATCCGCGCGAGGGACTGCGCGAAGACGATCGCGAGGGCTTCTTCGACAACCTCTTTTCCACCCATCCGCCCCTGCCCCGGCGAATCCAGCGGCTGCGTGCGATGCTCGACGCGCCCGCCGACGCCGCATCCCCGCCCACCTCCGCCTGA
- a CDS encoding Hsp20/alpha crystallin family protein, translating to MAALLTNGLANGWAAPWLNSFEESEHTPVALLAADVTEDADGFEFDFDLPGVKAESIEVRVEDGMLLVSAERPAPRRSDDVTVRRAERYYGNYHRAFRLPAQWASEPIVASYRDGVLHVRVAKPASAKPVRIKVEHN from the coding sequence ATGGCTGCGCTGCTGACTAATGGATTGGCTAATGGATGGGCTGCCCCCTGGCTCAATTCATTCGAGGAATCTGAGCATACTCCGGTCGCCTTGCTGGCGGCCGACGTGACCGAGGATGCAGACGGCTTTGAGTTCGATTTCGACCTTCCCGGCGTCAAGGCTGAGTCGATCGAGGTCCGGGTCGAGGATGGCATGCTGCTGGTCAGCGCGGAGCGGCCAGCGCCGCGGCGCTCGGATGACGTGACCGTGCGGCGTGCAGAGCGCTATTACGGCAATTACCATCGGGCCTTCAGGTTGCCGGCGCAATGGGCTAGCGAGCCGATCGTGGCCAGCTATCGCGACGGCGTGCTTCACGTGCGCGTGGCCAAGCCGGCCTCCGCCAAGCCCGTGCGGATCAAAGTCGAGCATAACTAA